In the Elusimicrobiaceae bacterium genome, one interval contains:
- a CDS encoding LptF/LptG family permease gives MAKAAALNMIFYRYIARKFWPPFLFGMGIFAVLVFLADMFEKLKYMTDSPAGFKVIAQYFALIIPFWTLVVVPVAVLLAALFVVSGLIRSGEWVAASASGYSPRQIVAPVLFCAVLVSAVNAGLGEFVSPRLHARSERILQRDIRGKADWGRPVSDNVVLRAGEGVMLYIARFTPSEGLMSRPVVNIFARGKAAVQIDAESAEWDRHARRWIFKKGIQREISDAGTLSERPFDSFVSSIDIAPRDIVIEKVWPEDLTVRDIRRRIGSLQKTGAPDHRERTYLQVKFAAPFASVIICLLGIPFGVVVKKGGKLVHFATAMCITFVFWWVLSMCQSAGEAGMVPPYVAAWAPVAVFGALALFGMKKAGL, from the coding sequence GTGGCGAAGGCGGCTGCGCTGAACATGATTTTCTACCGTTATATCGCGCGCAAGTTCTGGCCTCCGTTCCTGTTCGGAATGGGCATTTTTGCCGTGCTGGTGTTTCTGGCGGATATGTTTGAAAAGCTCAAGTACATGACCGATTCTCCGGCGGGATTTAAGGTTATCGCGCAATATTTCGCTCTTATCATCCCGTTCTGGACTCTGGTGGTCGTGCCGGTGGCGGTGTTGCTGGCGGCGCTGTTCGTGGTGTCGGGGCTTATCAGGAGCGGCGAATGGGTGGCTGCGTCCGCGAGCGGGTACAGCCCGCGCCAGATTGTGGCGCCGGTCCTGTTTTGCGCCGTGCTGGTGTCCGCTGTAAATGCGGGACTGGGCGAGTTCGTGTCGCCGCGTCTGCATGCCCGGAGCGAACGCATTCTGCAACGTGATATACGGGGTAAAGCCGACTGGGGTCGCCCGGTAAGCGACAATGTCGTGCTGCGGGCAGGAGAAGGCGTAATGCTTTATATCGCGAGGTTTACCCCGTCCGAAGGGCTGATGTCCCGCCCGGTAGTCAACATTTTCGCGCGCGGCAAGGCGGCCGTGCAGATTGACGCGGAATCGGCGGAGTGGGACCGGCACGCCAGGCGCTGGATTTTTAAAAAGGGCATACAGCGCGAAATATCGGACGCGGGCACCCTCTCCGAGCGGCCGTTCGACAGCTTTGTGTCGTCCATAGACATTGCGCCGCGCGATATCGTGATTGAAAAAGTCTGGCCGGAGGATCTCACCGTGCGGGATATCCGCCGGCGGATCGGGAGTCTGCAGAAAACCGGTGCGCCCGACCACCGCGAGCGCACTTATCTGCAGGTAAAATTTGCCGCGCCGTTCGCTTCGGTGATAATCTGCCTGCTGGGCATACCGTTCGGCGTGGTGGTTAAAAAAGGCGGCAAGCTGGTTCATTTCGCGACCGCAATGTGCATCACGTTTGTGTTCTGGTGGGTGCTTTCCATGTGCCAGTCGGCCGGGGAAGCGGGCATGGTGCCGCCGTATGTCGCCGCCTGGGCGCCTGTTGCCGTGTTTGGCGCGCTGGCTTTGTTCGGCATGAAAAAAGCCGGGCTTTGA
- a CDS encoding glycosyltransferase family A protein, with product MPTDSLFIVYSQPFPESGGPAVSVVIPAYNSAGPLERALASVNAQTFRDFEIIVVDDGSRQDDSGAALRYLQTNVLPGRVIRQDNAGRAGALNTGIAASSGRYIALLDTEDSWRPEKLARVMAALSANPGIDLLAHDCAITRAGKTIGRHICAADPANARDCLLYEDNPLIPSATVFGKTAALKIGGFRESPDLQSVEDHDFCIRMCEVTGFYFLHEVLCEHQRPPRPSEEEIARHYGNLDTMLSGYYAALYADGAPGAVRKRINRRRASVQRSWAKELLLCGAGAAAGERVRAMNRLDRFDGKNAAVTLWWLLKKITAEK from the coding sequence ATGCCGACAGATTCGCTGTTTATAGTGTATAGCCAGCCCTTCCCGGAATCGGGAGGGCCGGCGGTTTCGGTCGTCATACCGGCTTACAACTCGGCAGGCCCGCTGGAACGCGCGCTGGCCAGCGTAAACGCCCAGACTTTCCGGGATTTCGAAATCATCGTCGTGGACGACGGCTCCCGGCAGGACGATTCAGGCGCGGCGCTCCGCTATCTGCAGACAAACGTACTGCCCGGCCGGGTGATCCGGCAGGACAACGCCGGGCGCGCCGGCGCGCTTAATACAGGGATTGCCGCCTCAAGCGGCCGCTATATCGCGCTGCTCGACACCGAAGATTCGTGGCGGCCGGAAAAACTGGCCCGCGTCATGGCGGCTCTGTCCGCCAATCCCGGCATAGACCTGCTCGCACATGATTGCGCCATAACAAGAGCCGGGAAAACAATAGGCCGGCACATCTGCGCCGCCGACCCGGCCAATGCCAGGGACTGCCTGCTGTACGAAGATAATCCCCTGATTCCGTCCGCCACCGTGTTCGGCAAAACCGCGGCCCTGAAAATCGGCGGATTCAGGGAAAGCCCCGACCTGCAGTCGGTGGAAGATCATGATTTCTGCATCAGGATGTGCGAAGTGACGGGCTTTTACTTTCTTCATGAAGTGCTGTGCGAACATCAGCGGCCGCCGCGCCCGAGCGAGGAGGAAATCGCCCGGCATTACGGCAACCTCGACACCATGCTCTCGGGGTATTACGCGGCGCTGTATGCCGACGGAGCGCCGGGCGCGGTCCGGAAACGGATTAACCGGCGCAGGGCGTCCGTGCAGCGCAGCTGGGCGAAGGAACTGCTGCTTTGCGGAGCCGGCGCAGCCGCGGGCGAGCGGGTCCGCGCCATGAACCGGCTTGACAGATTTGACGGAAAAAACGCCGCGGTGACACTGTGGTGGCTCCTTAAAAAAATTACTGCTGAAAAGTGA
- a CDS encoding LptF/LptG family permease: VRQIVWPLIAFSVLIMGLLLWVNNWVSPTGFAKFQNSQHMMAESITRLRLEPKTFLNIGDWRLYSEAVDNQRGRLEDVHLFRSPAGGAIRDSVRVSAPAGRYRVYPGKGFELTLKNGEFQRVDPKDPRRVVLAKFQSYRVFIPFGVPFKKRTDISLTEMATPDIIAAALYSGSLVPIRRAEYKIEAATRMAVALAPVIFFYLSCPFGVSLSRTGRAMGMVLSIVILFLFYGLMAVGISLGKKLLWLAWWGPFLPDAAGLFLAGWLWRRRLR, encoded by the coding sequence CGGTGCGCCAGATCGTGTGGCCGCTGATTGCTTTTTCGGTATTGATCATGGGGCTGCTGTTATGGGTCAATAACTGGGTCAGTCCCACGGGGTTCGCCAAATTCCAGAATTCCCAGCACATGATGGCCGAAAGCATTACCCGCCTGAGACTGGAACCCAAAACTTTTCTCAATATCGGCGACTGGCGGCTTTATTCGGAGGCCGTGGACAACCAGCGCGGCCGGCTTGAGGATGTGCATCTGTTCCGCAGCCCGGCGGGCGGCGCCATACGCGACAGCGTACGCGTGAGCGCGCCGGCCGGGCGGTACCGGGTTTATCCCGGCAAGGGGTTTGAGCTTACTCTTAAAAACGGCGAATTCCAGCGGGTGGACCCTAAAGACCCGCGGCGCGTGGTGCTGGCAAAATTCCAATCCTACCGGGTTTTCATTCCGTTCGGCGTGCCTTTTAAAAAACGCACCGATATCTCCCTGACGGAAATGGCGACCCCGGATATAATAGCCGCCGCGCTTTACAGCGGCTCGCTTGTACCGATCCGGCGCGCCGAATATAAAATAGAGGCGGCTACCCGGATGGCCGTCGCGCTCGCGCCGGTGATATTTTTCTATCTCAGCTGCCCGTTCGGCGTTTCTTTGAGCAGAACCGGCCGGGCGATGGGCATGGTTCTCAGCATTGTGATACTGTTCCTGTTTTACGGGCTTATGGCGGTTGGCATAAGTCTGGGCAAAAAACTGCTCTGGCTGGCCTGGTGGGGGCCGTTTCTGCCCGATGCGGCCGGCCTGTTTCTGGCCGGCTGGCTGTGGCGAAGGCGGCTGCGCTGA
- a CDS encoding response regulator, translating into MEKHKVLIVDDSPILRSTIRNVLERNGKYLAVEAGNAADALEQFKKESPELVLLDILLPGESGLDILKELVGVNPTAKVLMLTAINQEAVNLEARDLGAKGIVYKPFEPDELLEAIEKILE; encoded by the coding sequence ATGGAAAAGCACAAAGTACTCATCGTGGACGATTCGCCTATCCTGCGCAGCACTATCCGCAACGTGCTGGAACGCAACGGTAAATATCTGGCAGTGGAAGCGGGCAACGCCGCCGACGCGCTGGAACAGTTCAAGAAGGAATCGCCGGAGCTGGTTCTGCTGGATATACTGCTTCCGGGCGAATCGGGACTGGACATACTGAAAGAACTTGTCGGAGTCAACCCTACCGCCAAAGTGCTGATGCTTACCGCGATCAATCAGGAAGCGGTGAACCTGGAAGCGCGCGATCTTGGCGCGAAAGGCATTGTGTACAAACCTTTCGAACCGGACGAACTGCTGGAAGCCATCGAAAAAATACTGGAATAA
- a CDS encoding response regulator transcription factor, with the protein MNNIMLIDDSPVFRETVKNILSRENFALSGEGSTADDAVKLLETSKTDLLLLDILMPGTSGLDIISGLKTKYPGLKILVVTALNQKPINDELSHLNVDGILYKPFDHDELVYEVNRILGN; encoded by the coding sequence ATGAATAACATAATGCTTATAGACGATTCACCGGTATTCAGGGAAACGGTGAAGAATATTCTGTCGCGGGAAAACTTCGCCCTGTCGGGTGAAGGCAGCACGGCGGACGACGCGGTAAAACTGCTGGAAACTTCCAAAACCGATCTGCTGCTGCTGGATATTCTGATGCCCGGCACCAGCGGCCTCGACATCATTTCCGGCCTGAAAACGAAATATCCGGGCCTGAAAATTCTCGTGGTAACAGCGCTGAACCAGAAGCCGATAAACGATGAATTATCGCATCTGAATGTGGACGGGATCCTCTACAAACCATTCGATCATGACGAGCTGGTATACGAAGTAAACCGCATTCTCGGAAATTGA
- the rfbA gene encoding glucose-1-phosphate thymidylyltransferase RfbA, which yields MTKGIILAGGAGTRLHPVTISTIKQLLPVYDKPMIYYPLATLMIAGVREILVISTPEDLPRIEKLLGSGEQWGLRFEYAEQSAPRGIAEALVIGEKFIGDDPVWLILGDNIFFGHGLPELLQDTSRASDGATVFGYYVSDPQRYGVAEFDDKGRVISIEEKPAVPKSNYAVTGIYHYDKNAPRMARGLNPSKRGELEITALNNEYLRLGKLNVKLMGRGFAWLDTGTHDSLLDAADFVRIVENRQGLKIACVEEIAYRNGYISAARLEALARPLEKTGYGQYLLGILKEPAAKESGHAV from the coding sequence ATGACAAAAGGAATCATTCTCGCGGGCGGAGCCGGCACGCGCCTGCACCCGGTAACCATATCCACAATCAAGCAGCTGCTGCCGGTTTACGACAAGCCGATGATCTACTATCCGCTCGCCACGCTCATGATCGCGGGCGTGCGGGAAATACTGGTGATTTCCACGCCGGAGGATCTGCCGCGCATTGAAAAACTGCTCGGCAGCGGCGAACAGTGGGGCCTGAGATTTGAATACGCCGAGCAGTCGGCTCCGCGCGGCATAGCGGAAGCGCTGGTGATCGGCGAGAAATTCATCGGGGACGACCCGGTCTGGCTGATTCTCGGCGACAACATCTTTTTCGGGCACGGCCTGCCGGAACTGCTGCAGGACACCTCGCGCGCCAGCGACGGCGCAACCGTGTTCGGTTATTATGTATCCGACCCGCAGCGCTACGGCGTGGCTGAATTCGACGACAAAGGGCGCGTGATTTCAATCGAGGAAAAACCCGCCGTTCCGAAATCAAACTACGCAGTTACCGGCATTTACCATTACGACAAAAACGCGCCCCGCATGGCGCGCGGGCTCAACCCGTCCAAACGCGGAGAGCTGGAAATAACCGCGCTCAACAACGAATATCTCCGGCTGGGCAAATTAAACGTGAAACTGATGGGCCGCGGGTTCGCGTGGCTCGACACCGGCACGCACGACTCGCTGCTGGATGCGGCGGATTTCGTGCGGATTGTGGAAAACCGGCAGGGCCTGAAAATAGCGTGCGTGGAGGAAATCGCCTACCGCAACGGCTACATCAGCGCGGCCCGGCTCGAGGCGCTCGCCAGACCGCTTGAAAAAACAGGCTACGGGCAATACCTGCTCGGCATTCTCAAAGAACCTGCGGCAAAGGAGTCCGGCCATGCCGTTTGA
- a CDS encoding aldo/keto reductase, giving the protein MSRLALGTAQFGMDHGINNTRGKIPASEAGLILNIAHAARIDLLDTAYALGESESVLGQCLKTHSAISDAFRLVSKLPDLDEENDKPLDFFLSKTLARLGIKSIYGYLLGNFGNIRTNPDIIPFLKTAKKEGRIGKLGYSLYYPGDAETIVAEKLPCDIVLAPYNLFDRRFEPLFPLLRERGVEIYTRSVFLQGLLMRAPETLPAHFAPVTEKLESLRRIAAETGLSLCEICLGFALSNRNIDRVLCGVDSMSNIKENITAEARAAQTEPLMRQLNSLRVDDENIIIPSRWSSL; this is encoded by the coding sequence ATGAGCAGACTGGCTTTAGGCACCGCGCAGTTCGGCATGGACCACGGCATCAACAACACGCGCGGCAAAATACCGGCCTCCGAAGCGGGCCTTATTCTGAATATCGCGCACGCCGCGCGGATTGACCTGCTGGACACCGCCTACGCGCTCGGCGAGAGCGAAAGCGTTCTGGGCCAGTGCCTCAAAACCCATTCGGCCATAAGCGACGCGTTCCGGCTGGTTTCCAAACTGCCGGATCTTGATGAGGAAAACGACAAACCGCTTGATTTTTTTCTCAGCAAAACGCTCGCGCGGCTGGGCATAAAAAGCATCTACGGCTATCTGCTGGGCAATTTCGGCAATATCAGAACCAATCCCGATATCATTCCGTTTTTGAAAACCGCGAAGAAAGAAGGACGCATCGGCAAACTGGGCTATTCGCTTTATTATCCGGGCGACGCGGAAACAATCGTGGCGGAGAAACTGCCCTGCGACATTGTGCTGGCGCCCTACAATCTGTTCGACCGCCGGTTCGAGCCGCTGTTTCCGCTGCTGCGGGAACGCGGAGTGGAAATTTACACCCGCTCGGTGTTTCTGCAGGGCCTGCTGATGCGCGCGCCGGAAACCCTGCCCGCCCACTTCGCCCCGGTGACGGAAAAACTTGAAAGCCTGCGCCGCATTGCGGCAGAGACAGGATTGAGCCTGTGCGAAATCTGCCTCGGGTTCGCGCTGTCGAACAGGAACATAGACCGCGTGCTTTGCGGGGTGGATTCCATGTCCAACATAAAGGAAAACATTACCGCCGAGGCGCGCGCCGCGCAGACGGAACCGCTCATGCGGCAGCTGAACAGCCTGCGCGTGGATGACGAAAATATTATCATACCCTCGCGCTGGAGCAGTTTGTGA
- a CDS encoding sugar nucleotide-binding protein: MALKTVLVTGGAGLAAASIASAAPAGVRVIVTRPQPVQPAGQGNFASADWTDAEQAARLFDEYRFDAVAHCLEPSGRAGADHVQSTRNIVGLCSERGAYLVYVSGNEVFDGSAGPYGEDDPVSPVSAPGKLHVACEMLAVTGLEECAVARPSLMFGLAGTDCPAGMIMTALGAGKQLTLPEDLFDNPVSGRQFGEAVWRMLETRPWGAVHIAGRDSVSRHEFGLRVAAACGLDRTLLTPARGGNSKDTGTCAVNIALKTAKMEQELGIAASGLETALADLFPARPV; this comes from the coding sequence ATGGCGTTAAAAACCGTTCTCGTAACCGGCGGAGCAGGACTGGCAGCCGCCAGTATCGCCAGCGCCGCCCCCGCCGGGGTGCGCGTTATAGTCACGCGTCCGCAACCCGTCCAGCCCGCCGGACAAGGCAACTTCGCCAGCGCGGACTGGACTGACGCGGAACAGGCCGCCCGGCTGTTCGATGAATACCGGTTTGACGCCGTGGCACACTGCCTTGAACCCTCGGGCCGGGCCGGCGCGGATCATGTTCAAAGCACCCGCAATATAGTCGGATTATGCAGCGAACGCGGGGCATATCTTGTCTATGTATCCGGCAATGAGGTTTTCGACGGTTCGGCAGGCCCGTACGGAGAGGACGATCCGGTTAGTCCCGTGTCCGCGCCGGGCAAACTGCATGTGGCATGTGAAATGCTGGCGGTGACCGGGCTGGAGGAATGCGCCGTCGCGCGGCCCTCGTTAATGTTCGGGCTGGCCGGAACGGACTGCCCGGCCGGCATGATCATGACCGCACTTGGTGCGGGGAAACAGCTGACCCTGCCGGAAGATCTTTTCGACAATCCTGTTTCCGGCCGGCAATTCGGGGAAGCAGTGTGGCGAATGCTGGAAACCCGGCCGTGGGGCGCGGTGCATATCGCCGGGCGCGACTCGGTCAGCCGGCACGAATTCGGCTTGCGGGTTGCCGCCGCATGCGGGCTGGACCGCACCCTGCTCACGCCTGCGCGCGGCGGGAACAGCAAGGATACCGGCACATGCGCTGTAAATATTGCGCTAAAAACCGCTAAAATGGAACAGGAGCTTGGAATAGCCGCCAGCGGCCTTGAAACCGCGCTGGCAGACTTGTTTCCAGCCAGACCAGTTTGA
- the metK gene encoding methionine adenosyltransferase gives MDRRGHFFASSESVTEGHPDKVCDQISDAFLDEILRQDPNGRVACETYITRGLVVIGGETTSRAVVDADALARGVLRDIGYTDISRGFSCDTCAVICTIGRQSPDIAQGVNAGGAGDQGLMVGYACRETEELMPLPIALAHRLTGRLAEVRKQNILPYLGPDGKAQVTVEYLNGRPLRISNVVVSAQHSESVLDSSGKRLSAKARREITEAVIRPSLNPRMLDERTEIFINPTGKFVIGGPQSDTGMTGRKIIVDTYGGRAPHGGGAFSGKDPTKVDRSGAYMARLAAKNIVAAGLAAECTVEIAYAIGVAEPVGLYVDTHGTGLIGPDQLVTSVRNFFDFTPQGIIKKLGLRRPVYRATAAYGHFGANTAGLPWESIELAPKLREYAAKSFRGKAVTTCKIT, from the coding sequence ATGGATAGAAGAGGGCATTTTTTCGCCAGCTCGGAATCCGTGACGGAAGGTCACCCCGACAAGGTGTGCGACCAGATCTCCGATGCGTTTCTGGACGAGATCCTCCGGCAGGACCCGAACGGACGAGTAGCCTGTGAAACCTATATAACGCGCGGGCTGGTGGTGATCGGCGGTGAAACGACCTCGCGCGCTGTCGTTGACGCCGACGCGCTTGCGCGCGGCGTGCTGCGCGACATAGGCTATACCGACATCAGCCGCGGTTTTTCATGCGACACCTGCGCCGTCATCTGCACGATAGGCCGGCAGAGCCCGGACATAGCGCAAGGCGTCAATGCGGGCGGCGCCGGAGATCAGGGCCTGATGGTGGGCTACGCCTGCCGGGAAACGGAGGAACTGATGCCGCTTCCGATCGCGCTGGCGCATCGGCTGACGGGCCGGCTGGCCGAAGTGCGCAAGCAAAACATACTGCCTTACCTCGGGCCGGACGGCAAGGCGCAGGTTACAGTCGAGTATCTGAACGGACGGCCGCTGCGGATTTCAAATGTGGTGGTTTCAGCGCAGCATTCGGAATCGGTGCTTGATTCGAGCGGAAAACGGCTTTCGGCAAAAGCGCGCCGGGAAATAACCGAAGCGGTGATCCGCCCTTCGCTTAACCCCAGAATGCTGGATGAACGCACTGAAATTTTCATCAATCCGACCGGGAAATTCGTTATCGGCGGGCCGCAGTCCGACACCGGCATGACGGGCCGCAAAATCATCGTGGACACCTACGGGGGCCGCGCCCCGCACGGGGGCGGCGCGTTTTCCGGCAAAGACCCGACGAAAGTGGACCGTTCGGGCGCCTATATGGCGCGGCTGGCCGCGAAAAACATAGTGGCGGCCGGGCTGGCGGCGGAATGCACGGTCGAGATCGCTTACGCGATCGGCGTGGCGGAGCCGGTAGGGCTGTATGTGGACACGCACGGCACCGGCCTGATCGGCCCGGACCAGCTGGTAACTTCGGTGCGGAATTTTTTCGATTTCACACCGCAGGGCATAATCAAAAAGCTCGGCCTGCGCCGGCCGGTCTATCGCGCGACTGCGGCCTACGGGCATTTCGGCGCGAACACGGCAGGCCTGCCCTGGGAAAGCATTGAGCTGGCGCCGAAATTACGGGAATATGCAGCGAAAAGTTTCCGGGGAAAAGCGGTTACAACATGCAAAATAACATAA
- the rfbC gene encoding dTDP-4-dehydrorhamnose 3,5-epimerase, translating into MPFEFEKTRLPEVLLVKPEVFGDRRGAFMELYKASEFLPHIPQPLVQMNFSRSAKGVLRGLHFQKDPAAQGKLVKCMRGRILDVAVDIRKGSPTFGCWVGRELDDENHHMLYVPPGFGHGFCVYSETAEVMYQVTAEYSPAHDRGFRYDDPAVGIDWGMASPSLSDKDRNAPLLKNADNNFVYPR; encoded by the coding sequence ATGCCGTTTGAATTCGAGAAAACGCGGCTGCCGGAAGTGCTGCTCGTAAAACCAGAAGTTTTCGGCGACCGGCGCGGCGCGTTCATGGAACTTTACAAAGCCAGCGAATTCCTGCCTCATATTCCGCAGCCGCTGGTGCAGATGAATTTTTCGCGGTCCGCCAAAGGGGTTCTGCGCGGGCTGCACTTTCAGAAAGATCCGGCGGCGCAGGGCAAGCTGGTAAAATGCATGCGCGGCAGGATTCTGGACGTGGCGGTTGATATCCGCAAAGGCTCGCCGACTTTTGGGTGCTGGGTCGGCCGCGAACTGGACGACGAAAACCACCATATGCTTTATGTGCCGCCCGGGTTCGGGCACGGGTTCTGCGTCTATTCGGAAACAGCCGAGGTGATGTATCAGGTTACCGCCGAATATTCTCCGGCGCATGACCGGGGGTTCCGGTACGACGATCCCGCCGTGGGGATTGACTGGGGCATGGCCTCGCCTTCCCTTTCGGACAAGGACAGGAACGCCCCCCTTCTCAAAAACGCGGACAACAACTTCGTTTATCCCCGTTAA